The proteins below are encoded in one region of Streptomyces cyanogenus:
- a CDS encoding aromatic acid exporter family protein, with amino-acid sequence MRDVREWNTGLRRLAKRRREPVVVQTLRSAAAATIAYVIALRLSPEPAPLTAPLTALLVVQVTFYATLTNGIRRVNSVVAGVLVAIAFSVLVGLTWWSLALLIVASLAVGHLVRVDEYVAEVAISAMLVLGVTTVGFTAWARIVETLIGAVVGTACNLLLPPPVWVDEAGRSIEDLARRVRQLMLRMGEEAAGRTPWQQAAERLHEARRLDHDIVQVDAALRQAEDSLRLNPRVKEGLLHRVVLRTGLDTLEICTVVLRVLARSFTDLAKARGSEELFPPRVGATVEQLLSEIADAVVSFAVLVTTHLSENAESAEERLSAELRTAAGTRDRLAELLQEEVRKDWAHWQLLGAVLTETTRIIDELHTEHRARRLLEELDRVSRGQRAKLPRLAWLRDRLGVQEELWRNRAGFGERSR; translated from the coding sequence ATGCGCGACGTACGAGAGTGGAACACGGGACTGCGGCGTCTGGCGAAACGCCGCCGGGAGCCGGTGGTCGTCCAGACGCTGCGGTCGGCGGCGGCGGCGACGATCGCCTACGTGATCGCGCTCCGGCTGAGTCCGGAGCCCGCCCCCCTCACCGCGCCGCTGACCGCGCTGCTGGTCGTCCAGGTGACCTTCTACGCCACCCTGACCAACGGCATCCGCCGGGTGAACTCGGTGGTCGCCGGTGTCCTGGTCGCCATCGCGTTCAGTGTGCTGGTGGGCCTGACCTGGTGGAGCCTCGCGCTGCTGATCGTGGCCTCACTGGCCGTGGGGCACCTGGTGCGCGTCGACGAGTACGTGGCCGAGGTGGCGATCAGCGCCATGCTGGTGCTCGGGGTCACCACGGTCGGGTTCACGGCGTGGGCGCGGATCGTGGAGACGCTGATCGGCGCGGTCGTCGGCACCGCCTGCAACCTGCTGCTGCCGCCCCCGGTGTGGGTGGACGAGGCGGGCCGGTCGATCGAGGACCTCGCGCGGCGGGTGCGCCAGCTGATGCTGCGGATGGGTGAGGAGGCCGCGGGCCGCACCCCCTGGCAGCAGGCGGCCGAGCGGCTGCACGAAGCGCGCCGGCTGGACCACGACATCGTCCAGGTGGACGCGGCCCTGCGGCAGGCCGAGGACAGCCTGCGGCTCAATCCGAGGGTGAAGGAGGGGCTGCTGCACCGGGTGGTGCTGCGCACCGGTCTGGACACGCTGGAGATCTGCACGGTGGTGCTGCGGGTGCTGGCCCGTTCGTTCACGGACCTGGCCAAGGCCCGCGGGTCCGAGGAGCTGTTCCCGCCGCGGGTGGGGGCGACGGTGGAGCAGCTGCTGTCGGAGATCGCCGACGCCGTCGTGAGCTTCGCCGTGCTGGTGACCACCCATCTGAGCGAGAACGCCGAGTCGGCGGAGGAGCGGCTGAGTGCCGAACTGCGCACGGCGGCCGGCACCCGGGACCGGCTGGCCGAGCTGCTCCAGGAGGAGGTCCGCAAGGACTGGGCGCACTGGCAGTTGCTCGGGGCGGTCCTGACCGAGACGACCCGCATCATCGACGAGCTGCACACCGAGCACCGCGCCCGCCGCCTGCTGGAGGAGCTGGACCGGGTCTCGCGCGGGCAGCGGGCCAAGCTGCCCCGGCTGGCGTGGCTGCGCGACCGCCTCGGCGTGCAGGAGGAGCTGTGGCGGAACCGCGCGGGGTTCGGTGAGCGTTCTCGGTGA
- a CDS encoding FBP domain-containing protein: MRPLTEQDIRTSFVNCSKGEAKRVAVPRDLGERPWDDLDFLGWRDPGAPDRSYLVTERDGRLVGVALRFPAGRHGFLHRSMCSVCLTTHRGSGVSLMTARKAGAAGREGNSVGLYMCADLACSLYVRGRRTPESGARFEESLTLDEQIARARGNLDAFLDKLSA, encoded by the coding sequence ATGAGACCGCTCACCGAGCAGGACATCCGTACCTCGTTCGTCAACTGCTCCAAGGGTGAGGCCAAACGCGTGGCGGTCCCGCGTGATCTCGGTGAACGCCCCTGGGACGACCTGGACTTCCTCGGCTGGCGGGATCCCGGCGCCCCGGACCGCAGCTATCTGGTCACCGAGCGGGACGGCCGACTCGTCGGCGTCGCCCTGCGCTTCCCGGCCGGCCGGCACGGTTTCCTGCACCGCAGCATGTGCTCGGTGTGCCTCACCACGCACCGGGGCAGCGGGGTGTCGCTGATGACCGCGCGCAAGGCGGGCGCGGCGGGCCGCGAGGGCAACTCGGTCGGGCTGTACATGTGCGCCGACCTGGCCTGTTCCCTGTACGTGCGCGGCAGGAGGACCCCGGAGTCCGGCGCCCGGTTCGAGGAGAGCCTGACGCTGGACGAGCAGATAGCCCGCGCCAGGGGCAACCTGGACGCATTCCTCGACAAGCTCTCGGCCTGA
- a CDS encoding ROK family transcriptional regulator, producing the protein MAGRNGRTVRDLRRGNRTAVLQRLYFDGPLSRFELGPATGLSSGSVSNVVADLIADGLVEEAGSVDSDGGRPRTLLRVAPHSGQMIGVDVGETRVRVELFDLALTELARAERPLAPQGYDVEVIAGHIRDGVAEVLAAEQAAPDRLLGVGVGVPGIVEHTADRGAVVHGQTIGWDAVPLERLLRSASGLPDGVPYFIDNGAKTLGQAEMWFGAGRGARNAVVVLFGSGVGACLVTPEVENGRAVEWGHLTVRVRGRRCRCGAPGCLEAYAGAESLLARWREEGGRPPEDTDEETALTAMLAAAYPAGDTAPDPVALAVLEETAEYVGAGLSDLINLFQPERILIGGWAGLQLGARFLPAVRRHAATYALRHPADKMTIELGRLGPDAVTVGAAILPLAEFFADGGRRPERTPEERLPAWSTALKDRAPH; encoded by the coding sequence ATGGCGGGGCGCAACGGACGCACGGTACGCGACCTGAGGCGGGGCAACCGGACGGCGGTGCTCCAGCGGCTCTACTTCGACGGCCCGCTCAGCCGGTTCGAGCTCGGGCCGGCCACCGGGCTCAGCTCCGGCTCGGTCAGCAACGTGGTCGCGGATCTGATCGCCGACGGACTGGTGGAGGAGGCCGGCAGCGTCGACTCCGACGGCGGCCGGCCGCGCACCCTGCTGCGGGTCGCCCCGCACAGCGGTCAGATGATCGGCGTCGACGTCGGCGAGACCCGGGTCCGGGTCGAGCTGTTCGACCTGGCCCTCACCGAACTGGCCCGCGCCGAACGCCCGTTGGCCCCCCAGGGCTACGACGTCGAGGTCATCGCCGGTCACATCCGCGACGGTGTCGCCGAGGTCCTCGCCGCCGAACAGGCCGCCCCCGACCGCCTGCTCGGCGTCGGCGTCGGCGTCCCCGGCATCGTGGAACACACCGCGGACCGGGGCGCCGTCGTGCACGGGCAGACCATCGGCTGGGACGCGGTCCCGCTGGAGCGGCTGCTCCGCTCGGCCTCCGGGCTGCCCGACGGGGTGCCGTACTTCATCGACAACGGCGCCAAGACCCTCGGCCAGGCCGAGATGTGGTTCGGCGCCGGGCGCGGCGCCCGCAACGCCGTCGTCGTGCTCTTCGGCTCCGGCGTCGGAGCCTGCCTGGTCACGCCCGAGGTGGAGAACGGGCGGGCCGTGGAGTGGGGGCATCTGACGGTACGGGTGCGCGGGCGCCGCTGCCGCTGCGGTGCGCCGGGCTGCCTGGAGGCCTACGCGGGCGCCGAGTCGCTGCTCGCCCGCTGGCGTGAGGAGGGCGGCCGGCCGCCCGAGGACACCGACGAGGAGACCGCGCTCACCGCGATGCTCGCCGCCGCGTACCCGGCCGGGGACACCGCGCCGGACCCGGTCGCGCTGGCCGTCCTGGAGGAGACCGCGGAGTACGTCGGCGCCGGCCTCTCCGACCTGATCAACCTCTTCCAGCCCGAGCGGATCCTGATCGGCGGCTGGGCCGGGCTCCAGCTCGGCGCGCGCTTCCTGCCGGCCGTACGCCGGCACGCGGCGACGTACGCCCTGCGGCACCCGGCCGACAAGATGACCATCGAACTCGGCAGGCTCGGCCCGGACGCGGTCACCGTCGGCGCCGCGATCCTTCCCCTGGCCGAGTTCTTCGCCGACGGCGGTCGCCGCCCCGAACGAACCCCCGAGGAACGGCTTCCGGCCTGGAGCACCGCCCTCAAGGACCGCGCCCCCCACTGA